In Paenibacillus phoenicis, one genomic interval encodes:
- a CDS encoding carbohydrate-binding family 9-like protein, whose amino-acid sequence MNYSEVPEPSIEYAPKTYVCKRAAGPLVLDGRIDKPFWDAAAWTDDFVDIEGDVRPKPSKRTRAKMLWDDEYFYVAAEMEEDEIWATLTERDSVIFHDNDFEIFIDPDGDSHLYYEFEINALNTVWDLLLVKPYRDGGPPVNGWDINGLRTAVDIDGKLNDPTAKNRRWSVEVALPWAALRECAPEGRPPVPGEFWRVNFSRVEWRVEVQDGRYVKQINPETGKPYPEDNWVWSPQGIINMHYPELWGYVVFADEGADAGGGSAGFPLPQDEYIKWELRRLYYRQRNYYARNGRFTAELTELVSAEERDSLRIHPTVEAARRRFEISAPASDGKGIYYIREDGKLWKE is encoded by the coding sequence GTGAATTACAGCGAGGTGCCTGAACCTTCAATCGAATATGCGCCCAAAACCTATGTCTGCAAGCGGGCCGCCGGGCCGCTTGTCCTGGACGGGCGGATCGACAAGCCGTTCTGGGATGCCGCGGCATGGACCGACGACTTCGTGGATATCGAAGGCGATGTGCGGCCCAAGCCAAGCAAACGGACGCGGGCGAAAATGCTGTGGGATGATGAATACTTCTACGTGGCGGCCGAAATGGAGGAGGACGAAATTTGGGCGACGCTGACGGAGCGGGATTCGGTGATTTTCCATGACAACGACTTTGAAATCTTTATCGATCCAGATGGCGACAGCCACCTATATTATGAATTTGAAATCAACGCGCTGAATACGGTATGGGATTTGCTGTTAGTCAAGCCATACCGGGACGGCGGACCGCCGGTGAATGGCTGGGATATTAATGGGTTGCGCACGGCGGTAGATATCGATGGGAAGTTAAACGATCCGACTGCAAAAAATCGACGGTGGAGCGTGGAGGTGGCCCTCCCGTGGGCCGCGCTGCGCGAATGCGCGCCGGAGGGGCGTCCGCCGGTGCCGGGCGAGTTCTGGCGGGTGAATTTTTCCCGGGTAGAATGGCGTGTGGAGGTGCAAGACGGCCGCTACGTCAAGCAAATCAATCCTGAGACCGGGAAGCCTTATCCCGAGGACAACTGGGTATGGTCCCCGCAAGGAATCATCAACATGCATTATCCCGAGCTGTGGGGTTATGTAGTCTTTGCGGACGAGGGAGCCGATGCGGGCGGCGGATCCGCCGGTTTCCCGCTGCCGCAGGACGAATATATCAAATGGGAGCTGCGCCGACTGTATTATCGCCAGCGGAACTATTATGCCCGTAATGGCCGATTTACGGCGGAGCTTACAGAGCTCGTCAGCGCGGAAGAAAGGGATTCGCTACGCATTCATCCGACGGTCGAGGCCGCGAGAAGAAGATTTGAGATTTCCGCGCCAGCTTCGGACGGCAAGGGAATCTATTATATCCGGGAAGACGGAAAACTGTGGAAGGAGTGA
- a CDS encoding transglutaminase domain-containing protein has product MSVETPVFSLSEQELEQIERKFTDIRKLAQGREKELFDVFDGPLTAEEAWALKFLYVHMPLNDLADYDGTFFLTHVRQALAIRKQVPWGARVPDYLFLHFVLPARVNTENLEDFREVIYAELGPRTAGLSMAEAILEANYWCHEKATYIGSDLRTLSPIGMIRNARGRCGEESTLAVAALRSIGIPARQCYTPRWAHCDDNHAWVEAWADGKWHYIGACEPEARLDQGWFSGPARRAMLVHTRVPATYSGPEEITVKGGPYAELNLLANYAPTRTIAVEVREADGTPAAGAKVQFQLYNYAELFPLAELITDERGEVRFTTGYGDLIVRAVRNGAWGQRKIRIADGDRFEIVLSGAVAEQPAGSEDFEMVPPPELEGPESEPLPAEQLQRHEERVAEGAALRRAYEETFLTEEDAKQLAAQLGLPADRVWKVLEPARGNSREIAAFLEERVPEHGEWPLLLLESLREKDLTDTMRETLDDHLTGSLPWKDSYNRELFVTYVMCPRVWFEMITPYRKALQNQFTEAEIKSYQADPSRIAEFLNEGWKVHEGPGNLRGKAGPLGTFQLRIADQGALDILFVALCRSLGIPARLHPSELKPQYYAAGTWVDAAIGSVREGQAEAEGRAGQLLLRREANGGTDAPNASYMENFTIARLENGFYKTLLYPHGKTDVYDTAFDVEPGDYRITSGVRLKDGTVLGRFTYFRVVEQEQTEVTLTFPAPSRHIPVYGTPDPKTPLWQADGTETTLGALCQGPRGAMIAWLVPEREPSKHLLRETGELAETFDVLGIPVIFVLGREEDSPAPVVPEAAARLPKGAVFAGDPGHIALRRFTDAGIQLGSGGFPHLFVLDHEGNVRYVQSGYKPGSGKEALQILSDL; this is encoded by the coding sequence ATGAGCGTGGAGACGCCGGTGTTTTCGTTAAGTGAACAGGAGCTGGAGCAGATTGAACGCAAGTTTACGGACATCCGAAAGCTGGCACAGGGCCGGGAGAAGGAATTGTTTGACGTTTTTGACGGCCCTTTAACTGCCGAAGAGGCGTGGGCTTTAAAATTTCTATATGTGCATATGCCGCTAAATGATCTGGCCGATTATGACGGCACGTTTTTCTTGACCCATGTTCGTCAGGCGCTTGCCATCCGTAAGCAGGTACCTTGGGGCGCCCGGGTGCCGGACTACCTGTTCTTGCATTTTGTGCTGCCGGCCAGGGTGAACACCGAGAACCTCGAGGATTTCCGTGAGGTCATTTATGCGGAGTTGGGGCCGCGGACGGCGGGCTTATCGATGGCGGAGGCGATTCTCGAGGCGAATTACTGGTGCCATGAAAAAGCCACCTACATCGGCAGCGACTTGCGCACGCTGTCGCCGATCGGTATGATTCGCAACGCGCGCGGGCGCTGCGGCGAGGAGTCCACGCTGGCGGTTGCGGCGCTGCGCAGCATCGGCATTCCGGCGCGGCAGTGCTACACGCCGCGTTGGGCGCACTGCGACGATAATCACGCGTGGGTCGAGGCTTGGGCTGACGGCAAGTGGCATTATATCGGCGCTTGCGAACCGGAGGCCCGCCTAGACCAGGGGTGGTTCAGCGGTCCGGCACGACGGGCAATGCTGGTGCATACCCGCGTCCCGGCGACCTATTCCGGGCCGGAGGAGATTACCGTCAAGGGCGGCCCGTATGCGGAGCTGAACCTGCTGGCGAATTACGCGCCGACCCGGACGATCGCCGTGGAGGTGCGGGAGGCGGACGGCACGCCGGCGGCTGGGGCAAAGGTGCAGTTCCAGCTGTACAACTATGCCGAGCTCTTCCCGCTGGCCGAGCTGATCACGGATGAGCGGGGCGAAGTCCGGTTCACGACCGGTTACGGCGATCTGATCGTTCGGGCCGTGCGGAACGGGGCTTGGGGGCAGCGGAAGATCCGCATCGCCGATGGCGACCGGTTCGAGATCGTGCTAAGCGGAGCGGTGGCGGAGCAGCCGGCTGGAAGCGAGGACTTCGAGATGGTGCCTCCGCCGGAGCTGGAGGGTCCGGAATCTGAGCCGCTCCCTGCGGAGCAGTTACAGCGGCATGAAGAACGGGTGGCCGAAGGGGCTGCATTGCGCCGTGCTTACGAGGAGACGTTCTTAACGGAGGAGGATGCCAAGCAACTTGCTGCCCAGCTTGGGCTGCCGGCAGACCGGGTATGGAAAGTGCTTGAGCCTGCCCGCGGCAACAGCCGGGAAATCGCCGCTTTCCTGGAGGAGCGCGTCCCGGAACATGGCGAATGGCCGCTGCTTCTGCTCGAAAGCTTGCGGGAGAAAGATTTGACCGATACGATGCGCGAGACGCTGGACGACCACTTGACCGGATCGTTGCCATGGAAGGATTCGTACAACCGGGAGCTGTTCGTGACGTACGTGATGTGCCCGCGTGTGTGGTTTGAGATGATCACCCCTTACCGGAAGGCGCTTCAGAATCAATTTACCGAAGCGGAGATCAAATCTTATCAAGCCGATCCTTCCCGGATTGCTGAGTTCCTGAATGAAGGCTGGAAAGTGCATGAGGGACCGGGGAACCTGCGCGGCAAAGCAGGACCCCTGGGCACATTCCAGCTGCGGATTGCGGACCAAGGTGCGCTGGACATTCTGTTCGTCGCGTTATGCCGGAGTCTCGGCATTCCGGCAAGGCTGCATCCAAGCGAGCTGAAGCCGCAGTATTATGCGGCTGGTACTTGGGTGGATGCGGCAATCGGAAGCGTACGAGAAGGACAGGCGGAAGCCGAGGGCCGCGCCGGCCAATTGCTGCTTCGACGCGAAGCGAATGGCGGAACCGACGCACCAAACGCCTCTTATATGGAGAACTTCACCATCGCCCGGCTGGAAAATGGGTTCTATAAAACGCTGCTGTACCCGCACGGCAAAACCGATGTGTACGATACGGCGTTTGATGTTGAGCCGGGGGATTACCGGATCACATCGGGCGTACGGCTGAAGGACGGTACCGTGCTGGGACGGTTCACGTACTTCCGGGTGGTGGAGCAAGAGCAGACCGAGGTTACGCTGACCTTTCCAGCTCCATCACGGCATATCCCGGTGTACGGGACACCTGATCCCAAAACGCCGCTATGGCAAGCAGACGGGACGGAGACAACGCTGGGGGCGTTATGCCAAGGGCCACGCGGCGCGATGATCGCTTGGCTGGTGCCGGAACGGGAGCCGTCGAAGCATCTGCTGCGTGAAACAGGAGAGCTCGCGGAAACGTTTGACGTCTTGGGGATCCCGGTTATTTTTGTCCTTGGGCGTGAAGAGGACTCACCGGCTCCCGTCGTCCCTGAAGCCGCTGCCCGCTTGCCGAAAGGCGCGGTATTCGCCGGCGATCCGGGTCACATTGCGCTACGCCGGTTCACGGACGCCGGCATCCAGTTAGGGAGCGGAGGGTTCCCGCACCTATTTGTCCTGGACCATGAAGGGAACGTCCGTTACGTGCAATCGGGTTATAAGCCGGGAAGCGGCAAGGAAGCACTCCAGATTTTAAGCGATTTGTAG